Genomic window (Acidobacteriota bacterium):
AGGCAGCTTCTGCTCGCTGTGATTTCGGCAACAGTGTTTGCGAGCTCCAGCAGCGGGACCTCCTCGGGATTTCCCAGGTTGACGGGTCCGATTTCCTGTGAAAGCAAAAGCTTGTAGAGCCCCTCAATAAGATCGCTCACATAACAGAAGCTTCGAGTCTGGCTGCCGTCGCCGTAAATAGTTATGGGCTTTCCCTGGAGCGCTTGTGCAACGAAGTTCGGAATTGCGCGCCCATCGTCCAGCCGCATTCGTTTACCATAGGTATTGAAGATCCTGGCAATCCGCACCTTCACAGCGTGTTCCCGGTGGTATGCCATGGCGATGGACTCCGCATAACGCTTTGCTTCGTCGTACACGCTACGAGGTCCAATCGGGTTCACGTGACCCCAGTAAGATTCCGCCTGCGGGCTCACTTGAGGGTCGCCATAAATTTCTGAAGTGGAGGTGAGGAGGAAAACGCTCTTGTGCGCCTTCGCCAGGCCAAGCGCATGGTATGTCCCCATCGCCCCAATCTTAAGGGTGTGGATCGGATGTCGCGCGTAATCCTTCGGGCTGGCGGGTGAAGCGAGGTGAACGACGTAGTTAATTTTGCCATCTTTGCCGTTGCTCACACTGAATGTCTGACTCTGGTGTTCGAGCAAGCTGGCCAGAACAATGGGCCTGGTCACATCGTGCCTGACGAACGCAAAGCGAGGGTGCGAGAGAAGATGGCGGACGTTTTGAAAGTTTCCGGTTAAGAGGCTGTCCATGCAAATCACCGCGTGACCCGCTCCAATGAGGCGGTCGCAAAGGTGCGACCCGAGAAATCCTGCGCCCCCAATCACCAGGGTTGTCGGAACGCCGGTGTTCTGATCATAAGGTACTGTAGACATATCACCTCCAGGCTGTTGCATTGAGTCCGAGTTCCTGCACGGCCGGGATGGGGGCGGCCGGGTACGTCTCGGGTGTTGCAGGCACGTTCTTTCTACCGACGGAAATGTACTCAAACCCCGCCTGGCCAGCCTTGTCAGCATCGAGCGCGTTTCTTCCGTCAAGCAGGATGGGCAGCTCCATCAAGTTCGCCGCCCGCTGCAAATCCACGGTCTGAAATTCTTCCCATTCCGTCAGTAAAAGGACTGCATGAGAGCCCTCACATGCCTGGTAGGGCGATGAGCAATAGGTAATATGGCCCGGCTGTTCCGGAAACACCTGCCGCATGCGTTGCATCGCCTGTGGGTCGTACAATCGGAGATGAGCGCCATCTTTGACGAGGGCCTCCGCAATCCTCAAGCTCGGAGCTTCGCGAATGTCGTCGGTGTTAGGCTTGAAGGATAGGCCCCAGATGCCAATCGTTTTGTCCTGTACGATCCACAGGGCTTTGTGGAGTTTATCCAGAAATCGGTCTACGCGCTCCCGGTTGATTAGCTCAACATCCCGCAACAGCGAGGCCTGGACGCCGTGTTTTTCCGCCAGGGAAATAAACGCCAGGAGGTCTTTGGGAAAGCAGTACCCGCCGAAGCCAATCCCTGCTGACAAGAAATCAGGCCCGATGCGAGGATCGAGCCCGAGGCCTGAAGCAACCATGTTGACATCTGCTCCGACGGCCTCGCAGACATCGGCGACCATGTTGATGTATGAAATTTTCATCGACAGAAAAGCATTGGCGGCATGTTTGATCAATTCAGCCGTCGTCAGGCCGGCCACAAGAATTGGGCGCTTGAGAGGCCGGTAGATGGCTTCGAGCATTTCCTGGCCACGCGCGCTTTCGACACCCAGCACAACGCGGTCGGGACGAAAGAAATTCTCGACAGCTTTTCCTTCCTGAAGGAATTCAGGGTTTGAAGCGACGTCAAACGCTGGAGGAGCCAGGTCCCCATCGATCTCCGGTGAGGCCGTGGGCTGCTTCAGGCTACCCCCCTCTGGCCGCCGCTGCGCCATCGCAAAGCGAAGAATGGTCCGCTTGATCCACAGTGCAGTGACAGCGGGTACGGTGCTTTTTTCTACAATGAGCTTGTATCCGTTCAAATGTTGAGCAATGAGGCGGGCAATGCCCTCGATCTGGGAAAGGTCCGCCTCTCCGTCTTCGCGTTGTGGCGTGCCGACACAGATAAACAATACGGTGGCGGCTTCAATAGCGCTGGCGACGTCGCTGGTGGCCCGGAACCTTCCGCTCGCGAGGTGCTTGGTCAGGAGCGCCTGAAGACCGGGCTCGTAAAAAGGGCTTTTCCCATCTTTCATCTGGCCGATTTTGCCGGCGTCCTGATCAGCGCCGATAACTTCCCAGCCCAATTCCGCCAGACCCAGCGCAGTCGGCAGTCCGACGTGTCCAACCCCTATGACGGCAATTTTCAGGTGTTTTGGAGTGTATTGGCAGGCATCTGTCCCATTAACCATTGGTTCATTCTCCCTCTTGATTAGGAATTCAACCGTGAGCGTTTTCGCCACGCGATGATGCATAAGGAATGTTGAAGCGGTGGTTACCGGATGGGTTCAAGGTCGAAACCGCTGACCCGAACTGCAAGTGATCTCTGAATCAGATCTATGGAGATTACCACACTCCGGTCAGAATTTTTGGCAGCAAGGATTCCCTCGATGCCATCGAGATAACCGCCTCGAATTCTGACTTTCTGACCGACCCGCAGAAATGGATACGGTTCAAAGGAGACCCTGCTTGAGAGTAGCGTCTGAATATTATCGATTTCGGGATCGGGAATAGCGATTCCTTGCCCCTGTACGCCGACAAACGCTACCACGCCGTTGGTTCTGAGCACCGAGACCCGTACCCTGTCCTCACCAGGGATCCGAACAAAAACATACCCGGGAAAAAGGGGCTGGTCGATTACCTTGCGGCGATCGCTCCAGGACCGGACCTCCCGGATGACCGGCAGGAAACATTTAATCTGCATTTCGCCGAGCTGAGTGGCGACTTTTTTCTCGCATTTTGAACGTGTGTGGACCGCGAACCACTCCTCGCGCAAAGGCAGAAAGCCACCGGCGGCATAAACTGGAATAGGTTCGTTCACGTAAGTCGTCAATTGCATAGCTCCGCCCCTTGAGTCCCATCCCGGGACCCCAAAATGAATGATGGCGTGTGACCCTTTGGACACCATCCTGGCGCTTTGCGCAGGATGGGCCCAGCTCCCTAGACTCTGTCGTACAGGAACCGGGGAATTGGAAATGTGCGTTTGTTGAGAACTGCACCCAACACGCGCACTTGAGCTGCTTCAAGATCTTCCTTGGCAATCCGCGCCACTTCTCGCCGGGTTGTGTTGGACTCGATCACCAGGACAGCGCCGTCGGTAAGCCTGCCCAGCAGGATTGCGTCGGTATGCTCGCTCACAGGCGGCGAATCGATCAGGATATAGGCAAACTCGTTGCGGAGCTCGTTAATCCGGGCTTCCAAATGTTCCGCTTTCATGCCCGCAATCATTTGTGACGCCATCGATCCGCAGGGCAAAAGCCAGAGGTTGTTGCCGGGCAGCTTTTGAACAAACTGGCTGATCGGACCTGATTTGAACACGGAATCCGTAAGGCCTCGAAGGTTTTGCGCGCCAAAGCAGAGATGGAGCGCGGGCCGGCGGAGGTTGGCGTCCATCACGCACACAGGTGAGTCCACCTGGGCAGCAATAGCTTCGGCGGCTCCGGCGCAGATTGAGGTGCATCCTGTACTGCCTTCGACCGCCGTGAAGACCACCATTCTTCGCGCGTTATGGTCCAGGAGGAAGATCCGCTGAACGAGCTTGATCAATTCCTCCCGTGACAGCGTGCGGGCGTCCGGAGGCGGAGACACTCGTTCGACCCGGGGAAAAGGCTCCCTGCCCAGTGTGAAAGAATCCATATCCCTGGACGCGCGTTCTAGCAGCTCGAAATTTCTGCTCAAGACTGTTCTCTCTCTTTCAGCGAATGACTATTGGTTTTCAGTTTTTGGGTTGCCGGATTGTTGCCCGCAGTAGGCTGGGCCGTTTCCGATGGCCAGCGAATCTTTCTTGAAACCACGTCGCCGGGTTTCAGGACAAAGCTCCCCTCGAAAGGGAGCCTGCCTCCGGGCGGGACAACTTTGAATTCGTGCGAACCTGTATTGAGTGTTGCTTCGACTTCACTCGGGCCATATGCCTTGCCATCGATAAAGACCTGCATCCCTGGTGGTTCCGTATCAATCACAATGACGCCACGCGGCAACTCCAAATCTGCCGTGACCCACCGCTTGTTCCCAGCGGTAACCCGCAGAGCTCTGTACCAGGTCTGGTAGCCCGCCTGGGAAACTGAAATGCGGTACATGCCTGGGGGCAAGTCAAACATGTGAGGAGTTCGCCAGCCAGGATTCGTCTCCCCGTTGATTGTGATGACGCCGCTCTCTACATTCGATTCCAAAACAATCCTTCCCGTGGAGGCCAGCGCTGACGGCGTGGAGCCATCCAGCGTGTTATTGTCTTCATCACTGGGCGTTGCCTTCGCGTCTATCGGAGCAGGATCGCCAGCCGCTGGCGCATCGGTGACACTCCTGTTAGGCGCCGCCGCGTTCTCCTTGCCCGCTCCGGATGAATTCTTGTTTGCGGCGTCGATATTTGCCGCGGTAGTTGTTTCTGGTGCGTTTGACCCCACCGGGTTCGGGACGTCGCCAGCGCGCCCATCGGAGTGCGTTACCGTCGTTTGCGGCTCCGCGGTTCCCGGCGAACCGCTCGTATTGGGGGAGCTATACTTGGCAGCAACCTGGTTTGCTGTGCGCACAGCCCTTGTAACCAGATGAGTGAGCACCTGGTCTCGTGTGTTGAGGGGCATTTCCCCCCAGAAGATTTCACCGGCAATGACAAACATAAGGAAAGTAACGGCCCAGAACGGCCAGCGCGGCATCTGGCGCCTGGGCCATCCCCCTCCGGCAATGCCGGGGGCCGCCG
Coding sequences:
- a CDS encoding UDP-glucose/GDP-mannose dehydrogenase family protein, encoding MKIAVIGVGHVGLPTALGLAELGWEVIGADQDAGKIGQMKDGKSPFYEPGLQALLTKHLASGRFRATSDVASAIEAATVLFICVGTPQREDGEADLSQIEGIARLIAQHLNGYKLIVEKSTVPAVTALWIKRTILRFAMAQRRPEGGSLKQPTASPEIDGDLAPPAFDVASNPEFLQEGKAVENFFRPDRVVLGVESARGQEMLEAIYRPLKRPILVAGLTTAELIKHAANAFLSMKISYINMVADVCEAVGADVNMVASGLGLDPRIGPDFLSAGIGFGGYCFPKDLLAFISLAEKHGVQASLLRDVELINRERVDRFLDKLHKALWIVQDKTIGIWGLSFKPNTDDIREAPSLRIAEALVKDGAHLRLYDPQAMQRMRQVFPEQPGHITYCSSPYQACEGSHAVLLLTEWEEFQTVDLQRAANLMELPILLDGRNALDADKAGQAGFEYISVGRKNVPATPETYPAAPIPAVQELGLNATAWR
- a CDS encoding UpxY family transcription antiterminator yields the protein MVSKGSHAIIHFGVPGWDSRGGAMQLTTYVNEPIPVYAAGGFLPLREEWFAVHTRSKCEKKVATQLGEMQIKCFLPVIREVRSWSDRRKVIDQPLFPGYVFVRIPGEDRVRVSVLRTNGVVAFVGVQGQGIAIPDPEIDNIQTLLSSRVSFEPYPFLRVGQKVRIRGGYLDGIEGILAAKNSDRSVVISIDLIQRSLAVRVSGFDLEPIR
- a CDS encoding PEGA domain-containing protein codes for the protein MFLRYYGLSEQPFSMTPDPRYLYLSASHREALASLIYGIETGRGFVSLIAEPGMGKTTLLFQFLERFRNSARTVFLFQTQGDTRQFLSNLISDLGLVPDDRDVSCLQRQLNEILIQEARLGRQFVLVIDEAQNLEDSVLESIRMLSNFETSRSKLMQIVLAGQPPLADKLARPELEQLMQRVSIICRLKPFSEQEVVGYINHRLRIAGYKGGQRFTPDAFSMIAYLSEGIPRNINNICFHALSLGFAKGQKMIDRAVIEEVSSDLELDTLKNARVGLHSEHYEPPRQPLGVEGVTLNGGQWAQEARTRIRRGRFSPPAAPGIAGGGWPRRQMPRWPFWAVTFLMFVIAGEIFWGEMPLNTRDQVLTHLVTRAVRTANQVAAKYSSPNTSGSPGTAEPQTTVTHSDGRAGDVPNPVGSNAPETTTAANIDAANKNSSGAGKENAAAPNRSVTDAPAAGDPAPIDAKATPSDEDNNTLDGSTPSALASTGRIVLESNVESGVITINGETNPGWRTPHMFDLPPGMYRISVSQAGYQTWYRALRVTAGNKRWVTADLELPRGVIVIDTEPPGMQVFIDGKAYGPSEVEATLNTGSHEFKVVPPGGRLPFEGSFVLKPGDVVSRKIRWPSETAQPTAGNNPATQKLKTNSHSLKEREQS
- a CDS encoding SDR family oxidoreductase; translated protein: MSTVPYDQNTGVPTTLVIGGAGFLGSHLCDRLIGAGHAVICMDSLLTGNFQNVRHLLSHPRFAFVRHDVTRPIVLASLLEHQSQTFSVSNGKDGKINYVVHLASPASPKDYARHPIHTLKIGAMGTYHALGLAKAHKSVFLLTSTSEIYGDPQVSPQAESYWGHVNPIGPRSVYDEAKRYAESIAMAYHREHAVKVRIARIFNTYGKRMRLDDGRAIPNFVAQALQGKPITIYGDGSQTRSFCYVSDLIEGLYKLLLSQEIGPVNLGNPEEVPLLELANTVAEITASRSCLVFEPLPADDPARRRPDISKAKSTLKWQPRIGLREGIRRVLPYFRSQLMDRQSCQSGQLS